A window of the Serratia sarumanii genome harbors these coding sequences:
- the lpxK gene encoding tetraacyldisaccharide 4'-kinase: protein MIERIWSGGSLLYLALLPLSWLYGLFSWLIRLSYRCGLRKSWRAPVPVVVVGNLTAGGNGKTPMVIWLVEHLQQRGYRVGVVSRGYGGKSAVYPLVLNQNTSTREAGDEPVLIYQRTGAPVAIAPKRAEAVQALLQQQPLDAIVTDDGLQHYALQRDFELVVIDGVRRFGNGWWLPAGPMRERAARLGSVNARVANGGVAQAGEIAMRLQARDAVNLLSGERRPVAELPRVVAMAGIGHPPRFFATLEKLNVEVVQEVAFADHQEYQQAQLAALVAADQTLLMTEKDAVKCRAFAQPNWWYLPVDAVLPSAQAEQLLQDIESLLTK, encoded by the coding sequence ATGATTGAGCGCATTTGGTCCGGCGGTTCGCTGCTTTATCTGGCGCTGCTGCCGCTCTCCTGGCTGTATGGCCTGTTCAGCTGGCTGATCCGCCTCAGCTACCGCTGTGGCCTGCGCAAAAGCTGGCGCGCGCCGGTGCCGGTGGTGGTGGTGGGCAACCTCACCGCCGGCGGCAACGGCAAAACGCCGATGGTGATCTGGCTGGTGGAACACCTGCAGCAGCGGGGCTATCGCGTTGGCGTGGTTTCGCGTGGTTACGGCGGTAAGTCGGCGGTCTATCCCCTGGTGCTCAATCAGAATACCTCGACCCGCGAGGCGGGCGATGAGCCGGTGCTGATTTATCAGCGGACCGGTGCGCCCGTGGCGATTGCGCCCAAGCGAGCAGAGGCGGTGCAGGCCTTGCTGCAACAACAGCCGCTGGATGCGATCGTCACCGACGATGGCTTGCAGCACTATGCTTTACAGCGTGACTTCGAGCTGGTGGTCATCGACGGCGTGCGTCGCTTCGGCAACGGCTGGTGGTTGCCGGCCGGGCCGATGCGCGAGCGTGCTGCGCGGCTTGGCAGTGTCAATGCGCGCGTCGCCAATGGCGGCGTGGCGCAGGCCGGGGAAATTGCCATGCGCCTGCAGGCGCGTGATGCGGTGAACCTGCTGAGCGGTGAACGTCGCCCGGTGGCCGAGCTGCCGCGCGTGGTAGCGATGGCGGGCATCGGCCATCCGCCGCGTTTCTTCGCGACGTTGGAAAAACTGAACGTCGAGGTGGTGCAGGAAGTGGCGTTTGCCGATCATCAGGAATATCAGCAGGCGCAGCTGGCGGCGCTGGTTGCTGCCGATCAAACGCTGTTGATGACGGAGAAGGACGCGGTGAAATGTCGCGCCTTTGCCCAGCCCAATTGGTGGTATTTGCCGGTTGATGCGGTGCTACCGTCCGCTCAGGCTGAGCAACTGCTGCAGGATATCGAATCTCTGCTGACCAAGTAA